A region of the Sphingobium yanoikuyae genome:
CATCGAGCCCGGGGCCACGCGCGCCGCGCTCTCGATCATGCCGGTGTCGGCGCTGCGCATCGAGCCGGGCGTCGTGAGCGAACTGCGCCGCATGGGGTTCGAGCGCATCGAGCAGCTGATCGCCGCGCCGCGTGCGCCCCTCGCCAAGCGGTTCGGCCGGCAGCTCTACAAACGGCTCGACCAGGCCCTGGGCCAGGTGCCCGAACCCATCGATCCGATCTACCGCGCCAGCTTGCCGCGCGTGCGGCGCAGCCTGCTCGAACCGATCGGTACCGCCGATGCCATTGGCCAGGTCATCGCGGACCTGTGCACCGATCTTGCCCGCCTCCTGCTGCGCGCGGGGACAGGCGCGCGCCGGCTCGATCTTCATTTCGAGCGGGTCGATGGCGCCAGGCAGGCCGTGCGGGTCGGGACTGCTTCCCCCTCGCGCGATGTGCGTCATTTGGCAAAGCTGCTCTCCCAGAAGATCGAGACGATTGATCCGGGCATGGGGATCGAGGCCATGGCACTGGTCGCGTCGCTCACCCAGCCCATGGCGGCCGCCCAGGTCGGGAGCGTCCTTGCCGGTGAAGAGCGCGGCCCGGATCTCGCCGCGATCGTCGATGCGCTCGCCAATCGCTTTGGCGCGCGCAGCCTCTATCGCTCGGCGCCGCGCGCAAGCAGCATGCCCGAACGCGAAGTCGGGCATGTCGCGCCGCTGTCATCGGCCGGCGGCGCTGGCTGGGCCGATGATCTTCCCCGGCCTGCCCGCATGCTGGTCCCGCCAGAGCCTGTCGACGTGATGGCGATGCTGCCCGATCATCCGCCTGCCATGTTCGTCTGGCGGGGGCGGCGCCATCGGATCGCCCAGGCCGATGGGCCAGAGCGCCTGCATGGCGAATGGTGGCGTGAGGGCGGCCATGAGGCAGACACACCCTATGCCGTGCGGGATTATTTCCAGGTCGAGACGGTGAGCGGCGCGCGATACTGGCT
Encoded here:
- a CDS encoding DUF6504 family protein encodes the protein MRRVVSLFLPRWSTDRIRRKAGRPPEGGAPPLVTAHADHGRRLIAAVDEEARRLGIAVGMTVTRARSLAPDLDVVDADPEGDLEGLRRLALWAGKRYSPIVAPDPSDGLWIDITGCAHLFEGEVPLLKDMMRRVSGSGLACQVAVADTPGCAHAVARFVPSGRPNIIEPGATRAALSIMPVSALRIEPGVVSELRRMGFERIEQLIAAPRAPLAKRFGRQLYKRLDQALGQVPEPIDPIYRASLPRVRRSLLEPIGTADAIGQVIADLCTDLARLLLRAGTGARRLDLHFERVDGARQAVRVGTASPSRDVRHLAKLLSQKIETIDPGMGIEAMALVASLTQPMAAAQVGSVLAGEERGPDLAAIVDALANRFGARSLYRSAPRASSMPEREVGHVAPLSSAGGAGWADDLPRPARMLVPPEPVDVMAMLPDHPPAMFVWRGRRHRIAQADGPERLHGEWWREGGHEADTPYAVRDYFQVETVSGARYWLFRMGDGEQASTGPMRWFIHGAFA